A region of Solanum dulcamara chromosome 7, daSolDulc1.2, whole genome shotgun sequence DNA encodes the following proteins:
- the LOC129896662 gene encoding miraculin-like: MKSLLVFLSIALFVPVSLSSTFSSDLLLPSQLSIGNSYPSVLDVDGYPLEVGAKYSVLPSLRGSGGGLTLSRVVDKNVKVCPQDIVQVPKEFNPGLPVEFFPAYPGELIKVNNPINVKFISEMSSCANFTVWKMDKKYKYVVSRGTLGALNRIRNWFRIVPYGEDYRFVYCPSLCVPCRIKCIDLYISYENQGENVDVRRLAASDNAFPFSVYFKKVE; this comes from the exons ATGAAAAGCCTTTTGGTATTTCTGTCAATTGCACTATTTGTTCCCGTATCTTTATCATCAACATTTTCTTCAGATCTCTTACTTCCCTCTCAACTTTCTATTGGTAACTCCTATCCTTCAGTACTTGACGTTGATGGGTATCCACTCGAAGTAGGTGCCAAATACTCTGTGTTACCATCTTTAAGGGGTAGTGGAGGTGGTCTTACTTTGTCTAGAGTTGTTGACAAAAATGTGAAAGTTTGTCCACAAGACATTGTCCAAGTCCCTAAAGAATTTAACCCTGGTCTTCCTGTGGAATTCTTTCCTGCGTACCCTGGTGAACTCATCAAAGTTAACAACCCCATAAATGTTAAGTTCATTAGTGAGATGTCATCTTGTGCTAATTTTACAGTGTGGAAGATGGACAAGAAATATAAGTATGTGGTAAGTAGAGGGACCCTAGGGGCTTTGAACCGCATAAGGAACTGGTTCAGGATTGTGCCATATGGAGAAGACTACag GTTTGTCTACTGTCCTTCACTCTGTGTTCCTTGCAGGATTAAGTGTATTGACTTGTATATTTCTTATGAGAATCAAGGTGAGAATGTTGACGTTAGACGTTTGGCAGCCTCAGACAATGCATTTCCATTTTCTGTTTACTTCAAGAAGGTAGAGTAA